A DNA window from Selenomonas sp. oral taxon 126 contains the following coding sequences:
- the cysK gene encoding cysteine synthase A, which produces MANIYQSVTELIGRTPLLAAKSFARAYDIPANIVVKLEYFNPAGSVKDRIAIAMIEQAERDGKIAPGATLIEPTSGNTGIGIAAVAAARGYHAILTMPETMSVERRNLLKAYGAEIVLTDGSQGMKGAIARAVELQKEIPNSFIPSQFENPANPAVHERTTGPEIWEDTDGNVDAFIAGVGTGGTVSGIGRYLKSKKPAVHVVAVEPADSPVLSGGKPGPHKIQGIGAGFVPATLDTQVYDEVIQVKNEDAFAYGREFARREGALVGISSGAALAAAAQLARRPDFAGKTIVVLLPDGGDRYLSTDLFADR; this is translated from the coding sequence ATGGCAAATATCTATCAGTCGGTGACGGAGCTGATCGGGCGCACACCGTTGCTTGCGGCAAAATCTTTTGCACGCGCGTATGACATTCCGGCAAATATTGTGGTCAAGTTGGAGTATTTCAACCCCGCAGGTTCTGTGAAGGATCGCATTGCGATTGCGATGATCGAGCAGGCGGAGCGCGACGGCAAGATTGCGCCGGGGGCGACGCTGATCGAGCCGACGAGCGGCAATACGGGCATCGGCATTGCGGCGGTGGCGGCTGCGCGCGGCTATCATGCGATCCTCACGATGCCGGAGACGATGAGCGTCGAGCGCCGCAACCTGCTCAAGGCATACGGCGCGGAGATCGTACTCACGGACGGTTCGCAGGGGATGAAGGGCGCGATTGCACGCGCCGTCGAGCTGCAGAAGGAGATACCGAATTCGTTCATCCCGTCGCAGTTCGAGAATCCCGCGAATCCCGCAGTGCATGAGCGCACGACGGGACCCGAGATCTGGGAGGATACGGACGGCAATGTGGACGCCTTCATTGCGGGCGTTGGTACGGGCGGCACGGTATCGGGCATCGGGCGCTATCTCAAGAGCAAGAAGCCTGCCGTGCACGTTGTCGCCGTGGAGCCTGCGGACTCTCCTGTCCTCTCGGGCGGAAAGCCGGGCCCGCACAAGATTCAGGGCATCGGTGCGGGCTTTGTCCCCGCGACACTCGATACGCAGGTCTACGATGAGGTCATTCAAGTGAAGAATGAGGACGCCTTTGCCTACGGCAGGGAGTTCGCACGCCGCGAGGGGGCGCTCGTCGGCATCTCCTCGGGCGCGGCGCTTGCAGCGGCGGCACAGCTTGCACGCCGCCCGGATTTCGCGGGCAAGACGATTGTTGTACTGCTGCCCGATGGCGGCGACCGCTATCTCTCCACAGATCTTTTTGCTGATCGATAG
- the fdnG gene encoding formate dehydrogenase-N subunit alpha — protein MNLSRRDFLKATGLSGVGLALASLGLDVGKVEAAAKEYKLTGGREFTSVCHFCGCGCGTIGYVKDGKLINLEGAADAPVNRGGLCPKGIGYGHIPNAELRPKCPMYRAPGSDHWEEISWEEAIDRSARAMKKARDENWVGQDEANGYKFMSNRTDAIGFVGGSQVNNEECYQLIKMARALGVVFIDNQTRVCHATTPPALNAAFGRGAMTGSWYNLKHAKMIWIEGSNMAECHPMAMKNVMEAKDNGAIIVHVDVRYTRTSRVADHFFQLRPGTDIAFLGALINYIIQNKKYDADYLRRNTNAFCLLRDDYDFDAGIFSGYDEKTRTYNKESWGYKLDANGKPIKALTMATEGTVMDHLAKHFSRYTFEKASAITGMPVADIKKAAELFSTITPTVMMYALGMTQHTIGVENIRCFTIIQLLMGNIGVSGGGIDAMRGQPNVQSSTDYGIMFQYYPAYLSYPTHVDDTLAKWTHHNGTFRAKFLKNLLKAWFGDAANASNDYMFNALPIRNGTHNDSMYIMFEKAMAGIVKCIYVCGQNPQMTNANLTIVNKGLKNLDTLIVQDVFVNETAGFWERPGDNPADIKTEVIFLPAGSYLERCGSMTNSMRMLQWRMKGPDPTNDSRPDYWICDKLWKRIVSLYKDSTDPKDNTIKLLTWNYGDPEANGEAYVENIMKECNGYDLTDGHLLRGIREIRDDGTTMAGMWIFTGVFGDGVNMTKRRGQEDRGGMGIYPNYAWVWPDNIHMLYNRASCDENGKPVRPGQKLVWWDEEKGMWDGYDVPDVADRTQGPNTPGGQKPFRMNAEGFARLFAAEHSDVENGETRDHSYVPVDGPMPEFYEPVESPTKNMMNEGQKTEFNPCVIYPRIPELQKIGTPDEYPYVLCSSSLTEHWCSGTITRNIPYLNELVKEPFVEISEQLATKLGIRGGDRVRVSTTRSAIEVKAMVTKRAQPLMVNGKETHMIWMPYNWGFKGLSKGPSTNYLTIDALDPNVQEQEFKACLANVERV, from the coding sequence ATGAACCTTAGCAGACGTGACTTTTTGAAAGCCACCGGGCTAAGCGGCGTCGGGCTGGCACTTGCAAGTCTGGGACTCGACGTCGGCAAAGTCGAGGCAGCAGCGAAAGAGTACAAGCTGACGGGCGGTCGCGAATTTACCTCCGTCTGCCACTTCTGCGGCTGCGGCTGCGGCACGATCGGCTATGTCAAGGACGGCAAGCTGATCAACCTCGAAGGTGCGGCGGATGCCCCCGTCAATCGCGGAGGCCTCTGCCCGAAGGGAATCGGCTACGGGCACATTCCGAATGCGGAACTCCGCCCGAAATGCCCGATGTATCGTGCGCCCGGCAGCGATCACTGGGAGGAGATCAGCTGGGAGGAGGCCATCGACCGCTCTGCACGTGCTATGAAGAAGGCACGTGACGAGAACTGGGTCGGTCAGGACGAGGCGAACGGCTACAAATTCATGAGCAACCGCACGGATGCCATCGGATTTGTCGGCGGCTCGCAGGTCAATAACGAAGAGTGCTACCAGCTGATCAAGATGGCGCGTGCACTCGGTGTTGTCTTCATTGACAACCAGACGCGTGTCTGCCATGCGACGACACCGCCGGCACTCAATGCGGCGTTCGGGCGCGGCGCAATGACAGGCTCGTGGTACAACCTCAAGCACGCGAAGATGATCTGGATCGAAGGCTCCAATATGGCGGAGTGTCATCCGATGGCGATGAAGAACGTCATGGAGGCAAAGGACAACGGTGCCATCATCGTTCATGTCGACGTGCGCTATACCCGCACCTCGCGCGTTGCAGACCATTTCTTCCAGCTGCGTCCCGGCACAGATATCGCATTTCTCGGAGCACTTATCAATTATATTATTCAGAACAAAAAATACGATGCTGACTATCTGCGCCGCAACACGAACGCCTTCTGCCTCCTGCGCGATGACTACGACTTCGACGCGGGCATCTTCTCAGGCTACGACGAGAAGACGCGTACCTACAACAAGGAGTCGTGGGGCTACAAGCTGGATGCAAACGGCAAGCCCATCAAGGCGCTTACAATGGCGACTGAGGGCACGGTCATGGATCACCTCGCGAAGCACTTCTCGCGCTACACGTTCGAGAAGGCCTCGGCGATTACGGGGATGCCTGTGGCGGACATCAAGAAGGCGGCAGAGCTCTTCTCGACGATCACGCCGACCGTCATGATGTATGCACTCGGTATGACGCAGCACACGATCGGCGTGGAGAATATCCGCTGCTTCACGATCATTCAGCTGCTCATGGGCAACATCGGTGTCTCGGGCGGCGGCATTGACGCAATGCGCGGACAGCCGAACGTGCAGTCCTCGACGGACTACGGCATTATGTTCCAGTATTATCCCGCATACCTCTCTTATCCGACGCATGTGGATGATACGCTTGCGAAGTGGACGCATCACAACGGTACGTTCCGCGCAAAGTTCCTGAAGAACCTGCTCAAGGCATGGTTCGGAGATGCCGCAAACGCCTCGAACGATTACATGTTTAATGCGCTGCCGATCCGCAACGGCACGCACAACGACTCCATGTATATCATGTTTGAAAAGGCGATGGCAGGCATTGTCAAGTGCATCTATGTCTGCGGACAGAACCCGCAGATGACGAATGCAAACCTCACAATCGTCAACAAGGGGCTTAAAAATCTCGACACACTCATCGTACAGGATGTCTTCGTCAACGAAACGGCGGGATTTTGGGAGCGTCCGGGCGACAATCCGGCGGACATCAAGACCGAGGTCATCTTCCTGCCGGCGGGGTCCTACCTCGAGCGCTGCGGCTCGATGACGAACTCTATGCGCATGCTTCAGTGGCGCATGAAGGGGCCTGATCCGACGAACGACTCGCGTCCCGACTACTGGATCTGCGACAAGCTCTGGAAGCGCATCGTCTCGCTCTACAAGGACTCCACGGATCCGAAGGACAACACGATCAAGCTACTCACATGGAACTACGGTGATCCCGAGGCAAACGGAGAGGCATACGTCGAGAACATCATGAAGGAGTGCAACGGCTACGACCTGACCGACGGACACCTCCTGCGCGGCATCCGCGAGATCCGCGACGACGGCACGACGATGGCTGGTATGTGGATCTTTACGGGCGTGTTCGGTGACGGTGTCAATATGACAAAGCGGCGCGGACAAGAAGATCGCGGCGGTATGGGCATCTATCCGAACTACGCGTGGGTCTGGCCCGACAACATTCATATGCTTTACAACCGTGCGTCCTGCGACGAGAACGGCAAGCCCGTGCGCCCCGGACAGAAGCTCGTCTGGTGGGATGAGGAGAAGGGGATGTGGGACGGCTACGACGTTCCCGACGTTGCCGACCGCACGCAGGGACCGAATACGCCCGGCGGGCAGAAGCCGTTCCGCATGAACGCCGAGGGCTTTGCACGTCTCTTTGCCGCAGAGCACAGCGATGTGGAAAACGGTGAGACGCGCGATCATTCCTATGTACCCGTGGATGGTCCCATGCCCGAGTTCTATGAGCCGGTCGAAAGCCCGACGAAGAACATGATGAACGAGGGGCAGAAGACCGAGTTCAATCCCTGCGTCATCTACCCGCGTATTCCGGAACTGCAGAAGATCGGAACGCCGGACGAATATCCGTATGTCCTCTGCTCCTCGAGTCTGACGGAGCACTGGTGCTCGGGAACGATCACGCGCAACATCCCGTACCTCAACGAGCTGGTCAAGGAGCCGTTCGTCGAGATCTCAGAGCAGCTTGCGACCAAGCTCGGCATTCGCGGCGGCGACCGTGTCCGCGTCAGCACGACGCGCTCGGCAATCGAGGTCAAGGCAATGGTCACGAAGCGCGCACAGCCCCTGATGGTCAACGGGAAAGAGACACATATGATCTGGATGCCCTACAACTGGGGCTTCAAGGGACTCTCGAAGGGACCCTCGACAAACTACCTCACCATCGACGCGCTCGATCCGAACGTGCAGGAGCAGGAGTTCAAGGCCTGCCTTGCGAACGTCGAAAGGGTCTGA
- a CDS encoding GAF domain-containing protein: MFVGLPRYFEQLLAACFRKEAWEVSRMASGEENAPQGIQTYDCAVDSEEAKTVFAVQNLDLLVYRLERDPACATSRLDALLRLAIGAQVRRIFLLSNDEVFAPGTQPVETDAPAPQTEMGRLLARLESIGLTYRAQGAPVSILRFPELYAPGQTSDDGFIGRLFGAPLMRRPLPHYPNAEAVSCGLLDARDAVFALYQAAARDFSEAHLHIAAPHGTTMAELYQICSDFFPCMDEQGEPREPNGRAVMRSAVIEEQLGWRSRRPLAPGLRETYEAMEASRDAYVSDIRAFSRRAWLGRILLQIIPYAENLAGALVTAGISYLQGGSSVNSMTAFDFAFIYIGCMGLLYGKQQALIAALFSLILLIHNLLGAGGDLVAMLYNPREFLHFVSYFFAAVLTGYFADRASYQQLSDSRIKRRLQYRYSFLEKIFKENLAVKDRLYRQIVNSDDSIGRLYRIVSRLDSVETENLYTQTAAVTADILSVKDVVVYIVGEGGYYLRQKVRLGSHTHELPRSVRVEDNPYLVQMLDEKKIFVNRDLIKGLPDLAAPISYDGRVIAVLQIYNLDFEQWSLYEQNLLSITARLVSSSLGRAYEWDKETAGRKYLDGTRILRTEEFEKVIEEFRERRRMQPNYPVTLLAIDVQGRSYSELDHQIANSIRGEDFIGVTPKGVSLLLPDVAGKTLDMVRERLMKVGIATGESQAL, encoded by the coding sequence ATGTTCGTGGGACTCCCACGCTATTTTGAACAGCTTCTTGCAGCGTGTTTCCGCAAGGAGGCGTGGGAAGTCTCGCGCATGGCGTCGGGTGAGGAGAACGCGCCGCAGGGGATTCAGACGTACGACTGTGCAGTTGACAGCGAGGAGGCAAAGACGGTCTTTGCCGTGCAGAATCTCGATCTCCTCGTCTATCGGTTGGAGCGTGACCCCGCGTGTGCTACCTCCCGCCTCGACGCGCTTCTGCGTCTGGCGATAGGGGCGCAGGTGCGGCGCATCTTCCTGCTGTCGAACGACGAGGTGTTTGCGCCGGGCACGCAGCCCGTGGAGACGGATGCGCCTGCACCGCAGACGGAGATGGGGCGTCTCCTCGCACGTCTTGAGAGTATCGGGCTGACCTACCGCGCACAGGGCGCGCCCGTCTCTATTCTTCGCTTTCCGGAACTCTACGCACCGGGACAGACGTCCGACGATGGATTCATCGGACGTCTTTTTGGTGCGCCTTTGATGCGGCGTCCGCTCCCGCACTATCCGAACGCGGAGGCTGTCTCCTGCGGACTTCTCGACGCGCGCGATGCGGTCTTTGCCCTCTATCAGGCGGCGGCGCGTGACTTTTCGGAGGCGCATCTTCACATTGCTGCGCCGCACGGGACGACGATGGCGGAGCTGTATCAGATCTGTTCCGACTTTTTCCCCTGTATGGATGAGCAGGGTGAACCACGCGAGCCGAACGGGCGTGCCGTCATGCGGAGTGCGGTCATCGAGGAGCAGCTCGGCTGGCGTTCGCGCCGTCCGCTTGCCCCGGGGCTGAGGGAGACGTACGAGGCGATGGAGGCGTCTCGCGATGCCTATGTGAGCGACATCCGCGCATTCTCACGCCGCGCATGGCTCGGGCGCATTCTTCTGCAAATCATCCCCTATGCGGAAAATTTGGCAGGCGCGCTCGTGACTGCGGGCATTTCCTATTTGCAGGGCGGCTCGTCCGTCAACAGCATGACGGCGTTTGACTTCGCCTTCATCTACATCGGCTGTATGGGGCTGCTCTACGGCAAGCAGCAGGCACTCATTGCAGCGCTGTTTTCCTTGATCCTACTCATTCACAACCTGCTTGGGGCGGGCGGTGATCTCGTCGCCATGCTCTACAACCCGCGTGAGTTCCTGCATTTCGTCTCGTATTTCTTCGCCGCCGTGCTGACGGGGTACTTCGCCGACCGCGCGAGCTATCAGCAGCTCTCGGACAGCCGCATCAAGCGGCGTCTCCAATACCGCTATTCCTTCCTCGAGAAGATCTTCAAGGAAAATCTCGCGGTGAAGGATCGCCTCTATCGTCAGATTGTGAACTCGGACGACAGCATCGGGCGTCTCTACCGCATTGTCTCCCGTCTGGACTCGGTCGAGACGGAGAACCTCTATACGCAGACGGCGGCTGTGACGGCAGATATTTTGAGCGTCAAGGATGTTGTCGTCTACATTGTGGGGGAGGGCGGCTATTATCTGCGTCAGAAGGTGCGCCTCGGCAGTCATACGCACGAGCTGCCGCGCTCCGTGCGCGTGGAGGATAATCCCTACCTTGTGCAGATGCTGGATGAAAAGAAGATCTTCGTCAACCGTGACCTCATCAAGGGGCTGCCCGATCTCGCCGCGCCAATCTCATACGATGGGCGCGTCATTGCCGTGCTTCAGATCTACAATCTGGATTTCGAGCAGTGGAGTCTCTATGAGCAGAATCTCCTCTCAATCACGGCGCGACTCGTCTCGAGCTCGCTTGGGCGCGCGTACGAGTGGGATAAGGAGACGGCGGGGCGCAAGTATCTCGACGGGACGCGCATTCTGCGTACGGAGGAGTTCGAAAAGGTCATTGAGGAGTTCCGTGAACGCCGCCGTATGCAGCCGAATTACCCCGTCACACTCCTTGCCATTGACGTGCAGGGGCGCAGCTACAGCGAGCTGGATCATCAGATTGCAAACAGCATCCGCGGTGAGGACTTTATCGGCGTGACGCCGAAGGGAGTCTCCCTCCTCCTGCCCGATGTCGCGGGCAAGACGCTGGACATGGTGCGGGAGCGCCTGATGAAGGTGGGCATCGCAACAGGGGAGAGTCAGGCGCTATGA
- a CDS encoding formate dehydrogenase accessory protein FdhE translates to PEFRENFCPVCGRRPVIADLRKHREGRIRHLVCGGCGTRWLYARVGCVYCGNTNLEKMHTLEPEHDSAMRLDICDVCDSYIKTYRGPVDGSPEDAIYRQDWASVHLDLLAEEKGLHKKGNPILE, encoded by the coding sequence ACCGGAGTTCCGCGAGAACTTTTGTCCCGTCTGTGGACGGCGGCCGGTGATCGCAGATCTTCGCAAACACCGTGAGGGACGAATCCGTCATCTTGTGTGCGGCGGCTGCGGTACGCGTTGGCTCTATGCGCGTGTTGGCTGTGTCTACTGCGGCAATACGAATCTGGAGAAGATGCACACCCTTGAGCCGGAACATGACAGCGCGATGCGGCTGGATATCTGCGATGTCTGCGACAGCTATATCAAGACCTATCGCGGCCCCGTAGACGGCAGTCCGGAGGATGCTATCTACCGGCAGGACTGGGCGAGCGTTCATCTCGATCTCCTTGCCGAGGAGAAGGGGCTTCATAAAAAGGGAAACCCAATATTAGAATAG
- a CDS encoding formate dehydrogenase subunit gamma, with protein sequence MLINKKYVPRHEKAFAVCHWLNAFAFFMLFVTALPLYADTFRFMYDIFGDKTLMYAHRVFGVMFILTPIVGFIIARKGYIIMIKEIFSFGPKDMEFMQKFPIELMGKDPHMPPQGFYNGGEKMNIALQLALSVVIVVSGLILWMGDSILPAAITAYAIPVHSICAAVCFAAALGHIYLAAGVNPDSLHGMVDGTIKASYAAHHHGAWVNELIAEGVVTREEIEQAEKEDHH encoded by the coding sequence ATGCTGATCAACAAGAAATATGTTCCGCGCCACGAGAAGGCATTCGCTGTCTGTCACTGGCTCAACGCATTTGCGTTCTTCATGCTGTTCGTCACGGCTCTGCCGCTCTATGCGGACACCTTCCGCTTCATGTACGACATCTTTGGTGATAAGACACTCATGTACGCGCACCGCGTATTCGGCGTCATGTTCATCTTGACCCCGATCGTCGGCTTCATCATCGCGCGCAAGGGCTATATCATCATGATTAAGGAGATCTTCAGCTTTGGCCCGAAGGATATGGAATTCATGCAGAAATTCCCGATCGAGCTGATGGGCAAGGATCCCCACATGCCCCCGCAGGGCTTCTACAACGGCGGTGAGAAGATGAACATCGCCCTGCAGCTTGCCCTCTCCGTTGTCATCGTTGTCTCCGGTCTCATCCTCTGGATGGGCGACAGCATCCTGCCCGCAGCGATCACGGCGTATGCCATCCCCGTTCACAGCATCTGCGCGGCGGTCTGCTTTGCCGCAGCGCTCGGGCACATCTACCTCGCGGCGGGCGTCAATCCTGACTCCCTCCACGGCATGGTGGACGGCACGATCAAGGCGTCCTATGCCGCACATCACCACGGCGCATGGGTGAACGAACTCATCGCCGAGGGCGTTGTGACGCGTGAGGAAATCGAGCAGGCGGAGAAGGAAGATCATCACTGA
- a CDS encoding 4Fe-4S dicluster domain-containing protein, translating into MTQEIAMLHDMSRCTACRGCMVACKQWHDLPPDMDTPFEGQYQSHKDLSSRVYTLIQMKERVDDKGKFHWDFFKKNCFHCGDPACAKGCPENAIDRNENGTVVINEEKCVGCHYCEHNCPWHIPKIDEIRHKSTKCDLCYDRIAHGYETTGEILKPSCAKTCTAHALEFGTIEEMKQLAAERLAMIQPNHPNANIYCPEGVGGTHMIYVLPEKPEVFGLPANPSTPLSIDLWKAGRAFTKLAIGGAAAGIVGAMVLTKMMKSSAKSAAKDQEKG; encoded by the coding sequence ATGACACAGGAAATTGCAATGCTGCATGATATGTCGCGCTGCACTGCGTGCCGCGGCTGCATGGTGGCGTGCAAACAGTGGCACGACCTGCCGCCCGATATGGACACACCGTTCGAAGGGCAGTACCAGTCGCACAAGGATCTCAGCTCACGCGTCTATACGCTCATCCAGATGAAGGAGCGCGTTGACGACAAGGGGAAGTTCCACTGGGACTTCTTCAAGAAGAACTGCTTCCACTGCGGCGATCCCGCCTGCGCGAAGGGCTGTCCCGAGAACGCCATTGACCGCAATGAGAACGGCACTGTCGTCATCAACGAAGAGAAGTGCGTTGGCTGCCACTACTGCGAGCACAACTGCCCGTGGCACATTCCCAAGATTGACGAGATTCGTCACAAGTCCACGAAATGTGATCTCTGCTACGACCGCATCGCACACGGCTACGAGACGACGGGAGAGATTCTGAAGCCCTCGTGCGCCAAGACCTGTACGGCACACGCACTTGAGTTCGGCACGATTGAGGAGATGAAGCAGCTCGCGGCGGAGCGCCTCGCGATGATCCAACCGAACCATCCGAACGCGAACATCTACTGTCCCGAGGGGGTCGGCGGTACGCACATGATCTACGTCCTGCCCGAGAAACCCGAGGTATTCGGATTGCCGGCGAACCCCTCGACGCCGCTGTCCATTGATCTCTGGAAGGCAGGCCGTGCCTTTACGAAACTTGCCATCGGCGGCGCAGCTGCCGGTATCGTCGGTGCCATGGTGCTCACGAAGATGATGAAATCGAGCGCCAAGAGCGCGGCGAAGGATCAGGAGAAGGGGTGA
- a CDS encoding PTS sugar transporter subunit IIA, protein MVGVIVCGHGSLPQEFVRAAEMICGTQKNMSAVSFQMWETPDLVRQRYEAAIEELDCEDGVLFLCDLFGGTPFNEASRLVATDERYGIVTGVNLPLLIGLLAARRKLNGSLAIRDLMTEIKRMAHEGIASLHMGDLNVEDLASGVAS, encoded by the coding sequence ATGGTAGGAGTTATTGTTTGTGGTCATGGCAGTTTGCCCCAGGAATTTGTACGTGCTGCCGAAATGATCTGCGGCACGCAGAAGAACATGTCAGCCGTTTCTTTCCAAATGTGGGAGACGCCGGATCTCGTTCGACAGAGGTATGAGGCGGCAATTGAGGAGCTGGACTGCGAGGACGGCGTGCTCTTCCTCTGTGATCTCTTTGGCGGAACACCATTTAATGAAGCGAGCCGTTTGGTTGCTACGGATGAGCGTTACGGTATTGTCACAGGGGTGAATCTGCCGCTGCTCATTGGACTCCTGGCTGCACGACGCAAGCTCAACGGATCGCTTGCAATACGCGATCTCATGACGGAGATCAAGCGCATGGCACATGAGGGCATTGCAAGTCTGCATATGGGTGATCTCAATGTAGAGGATTTGGCGAGTGGTGTCGCCTCCTAG
- a CDS encoding penicillin-binding protein: protein MKNVRATVQGRIGYVALIMFAVLVVLTIRYAYLQVIQGDALAQRMRDQSGYEFRIQSLRGAILDRNGKELAVSNMTKSLFIDPNHVYESHDPAAIAADIAPVIGLTEQEILDDIAVGGGFVWVKRQLEHEEYEAVRAVIREKGYSDCLGFQNEAKRYYPNDALAANVLGFVGTEDRGLDGVEQALDPLLKGEVREERLTVDGQRRPILDSIFFGRRTYLGDYCKTVVLTIDSTIQFMVEQELDRAMAENNPASITAIVMDPKTGEILAMASRPSYNPNRFWEYPQDNWKNRAVSFIYEPGSTFKAIVAGAALQEGIVTPNQVFFDPGYVMVSGRRIQNWSNESYGAVTFTDIVKNSLNTGFAQVGLSLGAEKLMHYTRLFGFGEITGIDLPGEEEGLLFKPEDMRDSDIATTAIGQSIAVTPLQLVTAMSAIANGGTLMRPHIVRTIKNPDGSVYEERSPQPIRETLQRTVNRTLIGLLEQVVATGGGAKAGVKGYRIAGKTGTAQKIRLDSSGYMEGRYIASFCGFAPVEDPIFTVLVMIDDPSGGNFYGGQIAAPVASRIFAQLLRYAHVEPSSNPFTRTEEVEEQPQDRGDKEKRMEAAATPPEGKALVPDFTGLSLREAARLAEQRGLFFESEGTGAAVSQSLSVNDIVEQGTHIKVYFTPT from the coding sequence ATGAAGAATGTTCGGGCGACGGTACAGGGGCGCATAGGGTATGTTGCCCTCATTATGTTTGCAGTCCTCGTTGTACTGACCATTCGCTATGCCTATCTGCAGGTCATTCAGGGCGATGCACTCGCACAGCGGATGCGCGACCAGAGCGGCTATGAGTTCCGCATCCAGTCCCTGCGCGGTGCGATCCTCGACCGCAATGGCAAAGAGCTTGCCGTCAGCAACATGACGAAATCGCTCTTTATCGATCCGAACCATGTCTATGAGTCGCATGATCCTGCGGCGATTGCGGCGGATATTGCACCGGTCATTGGGCTCACGGAGCAGGAGATCCTCGACGACATCGCCGTCGGCGGCGGCTTTGTCTGGGTCAAGCGGCAGCTCGAGCACGAGGAGTACGAGGCTGTGCGCGCCGTCATCCGCGAGAAGGGGTATAGCGACTGCCTCGGCTTTCAGAACGAGGCGAAGCGCTACTATCCGAACGATGCACTCGCCGCGAATGTGCTCGGCTTCGTCGGTACGGAGGACAGGGGACTCGACGGTGTGGAGCAGGCGCTCGATCCGTTGCTCAAGGGCGAGGTGCGCGAGGAGCGCCTGACGGTTGACGGACAGCGGCGCCCGATTCTCGACTCCATCTTCTTCGGGCGGCGCACCTATCTTGGCGACTACTGCAAGACAGTGGTGCTGACGATCGACAGTACGATTCAGTTTATGGTGGAGCAGGAGCTTGACCGTGCGATGGCGGAGAACAATCCCGCCTCGATTACGGCGATCGTCATGGATCCGAAGACGGGGGAGATCCTTGCGATGGCGTCACGCCCCTCGTATAATCCGAATCGTTTCTGGGAGTATCCGCAGGACAACTGGAAGAACCGTGCCGTCTCCTTTATCTACGAGCCGGGTTCGACGTTCAAGGCGATTGTCGCGGGTGCGGCGCTGCAGGAGGGCATCGTCACGCCGAATCAGGTCTTCTTCGACCCCGGCTACGTCATGGTCTCGGGCCGGCGCATCCAGAACTGGAGCAACGAGAGCTATGGCGCCGTCACCTTCACCGACATTGTGAAGAACTCGCTCAACACGGGCTTTGCGCAGGTCGGGCTCTCGCTTGGCGCGGAAAAACTCATGCACTATACGCGGCTCTTCGGCTTCGGTGAAATCACGGGCATCGATTTGCCGGGTGAGGAGGAGGGGCTGCTCTTCAAACCGGAGGATATGCGTGACTCGGATATCGCGACCACCGCCATCGGGCAGAGCATTGCCGTGACCCCCTTGCAGCTCGTGACAGCGATGTCTGCGATTGCAAATGGCGGCACGCTCATGCGCCCACATATTGTGCGCACGATCAAGAACCCCGATGGCTCCGTCTATGAGGAGCGCTCACCGCAGCCAATTCGTGAGACGCTGCAGCGCACGGTGAACCGCACACTCATCGGCCTCCTCGAGCAGGTCGTTGCAACGGGCGGCGGTGCAAAGGCGGGGGTCAAGGGGTATCGCATCGCGGGCAAGACCGGCACGGCGCAGAAGATCCGCCTCGATTCCTCGGGCTATATGGAGGGGCGCTACATCGCCTCGTTCTGTGGCTTTGCTCCCGTGGAGGATCCGATCTTCACTGTGCTTGTCATGATTGACGACCCAAGCGGCGGCAATTTCTACGGCGGTCAGATCGCCGCGCCTGTCGCCTCGCGCATCTTTGCGCAGCTCCTGCGCTATGCCCATGTCGAGCCGTCGAGCAATCCCTTTACCCGGACGGAGGAGGTCGAGGAGCAGCCGCAGGACAGAGGCGACAAGGAGAAGCGCATGGAGGCGGCCGCAACACCGCCCGAGGGCAAGGCGCTCGTGCCCGATTTCACGGGGCTCTCCCTGCGTGAGGCGGCGCGTCTCGCCGAGCAGCGCGGCCTCTTCTTCGAGAGCGAGGGCACGGGCGCTGCCGTCTCCCAGAGCCTCAGCGTCAACGACATTGTGGAGCAGGGAACGCACATCAAGGTCTATTTCACGCCGACATAA